In a single window of the Canis lupus familiaris isolate Mischka breed German Shepherd chromosome 2, alternate assembly UU_Cfam_GSD_1.0, whole genome shotgun sequence genome:
- the LOC119870383 gene encoding uncharacterized protein LOC119870383 isoform X2 encodes MLGKYGGESFAIIVSAGAAGLGCGESFRGAAFAAAGRPRGGRAKRGQPREQRGRVIKGPSTRWGWREGAGALTHGAWTEIGVGGPPLTPGEAQSRSRPAGGARSPPWSGRGRGATSRGRGRQREEEPAGSSCVLPALCLRCSPNSPNSPESRSAVRPSQLGASRLGEHTGQGQR; translated from the coding sequence ATGTTGGGAAAATATGGAGGAGAGAGTTTTGCCATAATTGTCTCCGCaggggcggcggggctggggtGCGGAGAAAGCTTCAGAGGGGCGGCCTTTGCTGCTGCCgggaggccgcggggagggcgcgccAAGCGGGGGCAGCCTCGGGAGCAGCGCGGGCGGGTGATTAAAGGCCCCAGCACAAGATGGGGGTGGCGGGAAGGCGCTGGGGCGCTCACCCACGGCGCCTGGACGGAGATTGGAGTGGGAGGCCCCCCTCTGACCCCGGGCGAGGCGCAGTCCCGGAGTCGGCCAGCAGGCGGGGCCCGCTCGCCTCCTTGGAGCGGCCGTGGGCGCGGGGCGACCTCCCGGGGCCGGGGGAGGCAGCGGGAGGAGGAACCGGCTGGCTCGTCCTGCGTCCTGCCCGCGCTTTGTCTTCGCTGTTCCCCTAACTCTCCCAACAGCCCCGAGAGCAGGTCGGCGGTGCGCCCGTCACAGCTGGGGGCGTCGAGGCTCGGAGAGCACACAGGCCAAGGCCAGCGCTGA